From the Pseudomonas sp. SORT22 genome, one window contains:
- a CDS encoding DUF58 domain-containing protein, whose amino-acid sequence MALKAQAADGLVYVSLAQLMALEADARGLSFLARQPRASVLAGSHASRLRGRGLNFDELRRYQPGDDLRHLDCKASLRSGTPIVRTFTEERDRPALLLIDQRMSMFFGSQRSFKSAIAAQLAALAAWMALRAGDRVGALLFNDQKIESLSPLRSRSRVQAICAATARFNQALEAQAPESDSAQSLDTVLQRCLSLAAHDHLICIISDFAGASERTLQQLRQLRAHNDVIALQVYDPLALDLPRAGRMLVSQGQLQIELAVERRQVHKPLSEFLRARLQEVAALLRRSQVPLLMFSTALPASEQLRLELGKRQGHWS is encoded by the coding sequence ATGGCGCTCAAGGCGCAAGCAGCCGACGGGCTGGTGTATGTGTCGCTGGCCCAGTTGATGGCCCTGGAGGCCGATGCCCGGGGCTTGAGCTTTCTCGCCCGCCAGCCACGGGCCAGCGTGCTGGCCGGCAGCCATGCCTCGCGCCTGCGCGGGCGCGGCCTGAACTTCGATGAGCTGCGCCGCTACCAGCCCGGCGACGACCTGCGCCACCTCGACTGCAAGGCTTCGCTGCGCAGCGGCACGCCGATCGTGCGCACCTTCACCGAAGAGCGTGACCGCCCGGCGTTGCTGCTGATCGACCAGCGCATGTCGATGTTCTTCGGCAGCCAGCGCAGCTTCAAATCGGCCATCGCCGCGCAACTGGCCGCGCTGGCGGCGTGGATGGCGCTCAGAGCCGGCGACCGCGTCGGCGCCTTGCTGTTCAACGACCAGAAGATCGAAAGCCTGTCGCCGTTGCGCAGCCGCAGCCGGGTCCAGGCCATCTGCGCGGCCACCGCGCGCTTCAACCAGGCGTTGGAAGCCCAGGCTCCGGAAAGCGACTCGGCGCAGAGCCTGGACACAGTCCTGCAACGCTGCCTGAGCCTGGCCGCCCACGATCACCTGATCTGCATCATCAGCGATTTTGCCGGTGCCAGTGAACGCACCCTGCAGCAGCTACGCCAGTTGCGCGCGCACAACGATGTCATCGCCTTGCAGGTCTATGACCCGCTGGCCCTCGACCTGCCGCGCGCCGGGCGCATGCTGGTCAGCCAGGGCCAGTTGCAGATCGAGCTTGCCGTCGAGCGCCGCCAGGTGCACAAGCCATTGAGCGAATTTCTGCGCGCACGCCTGCAGGAGGTGGCCGCACTGCTGCGGCGCAGTCAGGTACCGTTGCTGATGTTCAGCACCGCCCTGCCCGCCAGCGAGCAACTGCGCCTGGAACTGGGCAAGCGCCAGGGGCATTGGTCATGA
- a CDS encoding DUF4381 domain-containing protein — protein sequence MSSVRPSIDQLKELALPPAPSYLPQTWGWAALAVLLLAALLIYGAWRYRRWRLNRYRREALAQLTLIESRLADPQQHLAALRELPELLKRAALSMPASPAVAALRGSDWQAFLNAHSPTALPADFAEQLAHLAYAPDSRLQGSDAQTLLHQCRTWVEHHHVAV from the coding sequence ATGAGCAGCGTGCGGCCAAGCATCGACCAGCTCAAGGAACTGGCCCTGCCGCCAGCCCCCAGCTACCTGCCGCAAACCTGGGGCTGGGCAGCCCTTGCGGTGCTACTGCTGGCTGCACTGCTGATCTACGGCGCCTGGCGTTATCGGCGCTGGCGGCTGAACCGCTACCGGCGCGAGGCACTGGCGCAACTGACGCTGATCGAGTCGCGCCTGGCAGACCCGCAGCAGCATCTGGCGGCCCTGCGCGAACTGCCCGAGCTGCTCAAGCGTGCGGCCTTGTCGATGCCGGCCAGCCCGGCTGTCGCCGCTTTGCGCGGTAGCGACTGGCAAGCTTTTCTCAATGCCCACAGCCCCACAGCGCTGCCTGCGGATTTCGCCGAACAACTGGCGCACCTGGCCTACGCGCCGGACAGCCGCTTGCAAGGCAGCGATGCGCAGACGCTGCTGCATCAGTGCAGAACCTGGGTGGAACACCATCATGTGGCAGTTTGA
- a CDS encoding MoxR family ATPase, producing MSALTDINALHAAIAETVLGQDQVIRQILIGLLANGHVLLESLPGLAKTRTVKALARHLDAQMSRIQFTPDLLPSDITGAEVLQQVGGQHQVHFQPGPLFGNLILADEINRAPAKVQAALLEAMEERQITVAGNSHKLPALFMVIATQNPIEQEGTYPLPEAQMDRFLMKVLLDYPAPDNETQVLQLLRQEEQQAAAQTAANTFSLAQDAIFQARQEIAAIHVAPAIDRYLIDLINATRHPADYDPELARWLQLGASPRGGISLDRCARADAWLQGQDFVSPDNVRAMVHPVLRHRLQPSYDAVADGVGSQQILDRLLDKVAIPA from the coding sequence ATGAGCGCCCTGACTGACATCAACGCCCTGCACGCCGCCATCGCCGAAACGGTACTTGGCCAGGACCAGGTGATCCGGCAGATCCTGATCGGTCTGTTGGCCAACGGCCACGTATTGCTCGAAAGCCTGCCGGGCCTGGCCAAGACCCGCACGGTCAAAGCCCTGGCCCGGCACCTGGACGCACAGATGAGCCGCATCCAGTTCACCCCCGACCTGCTGCCCTCGGACATCACCGGCGCCGAGGTGCTGCAGCAGGTCGGCGGCCAGCATCAGGTGCACTTCCAGCCCGGGCCGCTGTTCGGCAACCTGATCCTCGCCGACGAGATCAACCGCGCCCCGGCCAAGGTCCAGGCCGCCCTGCTCGAAGCCATGGAAGAGCGGCAGATCACCGTCGCCGGCAACAGCCACAAGCTGCCGGCGCTGTTCATGGTCATCGCCACCCAGAACCCCATCGAGCAGGAAGGCACCTACCCTCTGCCTGAGGCGCAGATGGACCGTTTTCTGATGAAGGTGCTGCTCGACTACCCGGCACCCGACAACGAAACCCAGGTGCTGCAACTGCTGCGTCAGGAAGAGCAGCAAGCGGCGGCGCAGACTGCGGCCAATACCTTCAGCCTGGCCCAGGACGCGATCTTCCAGGCGCGCCAGGAGATCGCCGCGATCCATGTCGCGCCGGCCATCGACCGCTACCTGATCGACCTGATCAACGCCACCCGCCACCCCGCCGACTACGACCCGGAGCTGGCCCGCTGGCTGCAACTAGGCGCCAGCCCGCGCGGCGGGATCAGCCTGGATCGCTGCGCGCGGGCCGATGCCTGGCTGCAAGGCCAGGACTTCGTCTCGCCGGACAACGTCCGGGCGATGGTCCACCCGGTGCTGCGCCATCGCCTGCAACCAAGTTACGACGCGGTGGCAGATGGCGTTGGCAGCCAGCAGATTCTCGACCGCCTGCTGGACAAGGTCGCCATTCCGGCATAA